The window AGGGCGATCTTTTCAAACTTCTGATCTACCGTAACCGGGTATCTCACTGATCTCACATTAATATCTTCCATGTTAATCTTTTCAAACCGACCAAATAGCTGTTTATACAGTTATGCTTTTATTCTTATGTACAGGATACCCAATAGTATCCTGTTTTCTTTTATTACATAGGCGGAAACGCCCTAAGTATCCCCGGAGGATACGTAAACCCCCCGTAGCGAAGCGTAGGGCAAGCAAAGTAGGGCTCTGCCCAACTTCCGCTTGCTCACTCCGCTTTCGCGAAGCGACCACCGCGAAGCTCACCTATTATTAGCTGTTTAGTTACACTGCTATGAAGGTGCAACGCAGTACCACTGCACGGGTACTCAGCTACATGGATACAGCTCATCCCGCTGCCTCCCATCCGGCAGGCCAGTAAACCTGGCTGCCGAGTTTAGGGTGGTAAGACGGTTGGTAACGGATGTAGCCGAATGCATCAAGTTCCTTTATGCATTTATGGTAAGTGGCAATGGATGCTATTTTGCTGTAGCCCATCAGCGCCTTCCGCGTTACCGCGAAAGGGCTGGCAAAGCCGTTGCGCTGCCAGAGAATGAATAAGCCTGTGAACAGGCTGTTATGCGTTGCATTCAGCCGTTGGTCCCGGCTCATGCGCCTAAGCAGTCTGCCGTAGCCGGCAAGTTCTGTTCCTGTTGTAGCTTTGCCCTCTGGTTTCATTTGGCACCTCCTTCCAGCAGTTTGTTGATATCGTCCTGCTTATAGTAGATCAGGCTGCCGATACGCGTAAAGCTTAGTGTCCCGTTGATACGCAGGTTCTGTAATGTCCCCGGCGATATCTTCAGCAGCTTCCTCACCTCGTTGCTTTTGAGCCATTTTTTTGATACGCCCTGCCCATCCATGGGCACGAGTTTTTTGATTTCTGTTAACAGCCTGCTCTCTAATTCCTGCAGGTCTGCTTTCGTGATCAGTTCCACATTCATCTTTCCCTCCTAGTCTTGATTAAATTATTAACCTGTTCAGTCATTGCATCAAAAAGCGTTGCCTGAACAGTACGAAGGCAAAAGTAAAGACATAATGAGCGGAATGAATGACCAATGGAGGCGTTTGGTCATAGATGGTAAGATGGTACTACTTCTTATCCTTAAGGATTATCTTAAAAAGCTTGTCGCGTTCGGCTATTTCAATGTACTTCGACGGCTTATCGTTTTTCCGGGCTGGAAAATAGTTCCTCGCTGTGTCAATTGAGATTGGCTTATCCCCATGCATAAAATATTTGGCGATCATTTTATACCAGGGGCTTTGCCCCTGCGAGCTGACCAATTTTGTTTTTTCCGAGGTTAGGCTTTGCATCTGGTTCACCAGGTCCATGAACGCTGCTATGTAGCCGTTAGTGATAACGACCTTTTCGTTGGCATCGAATTCCTTTGCCTGTTTTAATTGCGCTTCCAGCTCTGCGATTCGTTGCTTTAGCTGGGCGATCAATTTGTCCTTTTCGCCGATGACTGATTCTAAGGGCTCAATTTTGTGCCATTGGTCTATCGTTTTTAGGAACTCTAAAAATGATTCAAGTTTCCTTGTCTGTTCAAGCCCATTAGCATATTTCGCTGAGAAGGGGTCTTGGCGTTTAAAGTGGCGGATGCGGCTGGTGACGATGTCGTGGACATGGTTGAAGAAATTCTCTTCGCTTTCGGGATTGGCTGTTAAATAATAATCTAGCTGGTAATCGTAAAATTGGTTGTATTCTGTCACGTCTATCTTGTAAACTTTCAGCAAAAAGAAATTGTCTTCTAACCTCCGGTTGCTAAAGAATGCTCGCCCGATATCGTATCGATGAACAGAATAATCAAAGGGTTTACGGAACTTAAAAAAATGATTCTGTACAAGCATCGCAGAGCGTATTTATTTCAAAACAGTATAAATGGGGATATGGTTTACTAAGGTTTCTCCATTCTGGATGTCTTTTTAATAAATTCATTACAGAGCATACCGCCAGTATTATTCATTTCCACTAAACTTACATAAGGGTTAGTATTTGAAATGAAGATAGTTGGTTTTCCACTCGCATTCAAATGCAGCGGAGTAGGTATTAAATTCCGACTGGTAAATGAAGAATATAAGTTAGGCTCTACAGCCTAAGGCAGCATTTTTTCGTATATTTAAGTAATAAATCGCCGCACGGTGCGGCGATGTGCTGGCTGCCACACTTGACATATTTACCTCTGTTTATAATTACTTTAACAAAAGTAAAAGGCAGCTACTTTTTATTGTAACTTCTCCATAATAAGTAGCCCACGCCGGACACGTGTCGAAGGGCATTTTGTATCGTATTCATCACGGGCGTATTGGAATAAAGCGGCTTTGCCAGTCGCTTTATTTGTCTATTAGGATTGAGCTTTAAAATTAAAATTGGAATCCTCTTATTTGTTTGATTTTCAATTGATTATAAATAATTTATTTAAGTTTATAAATCTATTTCTGATATGACCAAATATAATTTTTCAACGCTGAACAGTTCGGACCTGGAAGATTTGGCTTGTGAACTACTTAACGCTGAAAACAAAAGACTTCAAAACGGTATTTTTTACCGAACATTCAAGGCTGGCAAAGACCGGGGGATCGATTTCCGATATGCTACTGAACAAAATGAAAACTTAATTATCGGCCAAGTAAAACATTACCTCGAAAGTGGTACTAAATTATTATTTAGTGATCTTAAAAATAAAGAACTTCCTAAAGTCATCAAACTGGCGCCTAGTCGCTATCTAATAGTAACCTCCTTAAGCCTGTCGGTATCGGATGTCGATACTATCTACGAAATTTTCTCTCCTTATATCAAAAGCAAGCAAGATATCTACGGGCGAGAAGCCTTAAACCAGTTGCTTGAATTACACCCAGACGTACTAGATAATCATTTTAAGCTTTGGTTCTCCAGTACAGCTGTATTAAAGCGGATAGTAGCTTTCGAACAATTGGGAAGGTCCCAAGAATTTACGACCGCTTACTTGACTAAAAAAATCCGCATATATGTGCAAACCCCTTCGTTTGGAATGGCCAGGCGGCTATTAAATAAGTACCAAGTACTTATTATAACGGGCGAACCGGGTGCCGGTAAGACTACTCTCGCAGAATTACTGTTGTATGAATTCCTCAAAGACAGTTACCAACTAACTTATATTTTAGATGATATTAAAGACGTTGAAAAAACAATTAAACCTGACGATAGCAGGCAACTTTATTATTTCGACGATTTCTTAGGTCATAATTCGGCGGAAATACAAAAGCTTAGGGCAGCAGAAACAGCTTTGTTATACATTGTGAAAAGAATACAACGCTATCCAAATAAATTGTTGGTCATGACGACTAGAAAGTTCATTTTCAATGAGGCTTTAGCGCAATCGCAGCGAATGACTGATCAAGAATTTGGTAACTTCGAATTTATCGTTGACTTAAAGCATTATTCGAAAGACCAGAAATTGCAACTATTCAGGAATCACGTTGAGGTTTCGAAATTGCAACCCAAGATGAAGAGGATTGCTGGCACACCTGAGATAGAAAACTTTATCATTAACCACAAAAATTTCTCGCCACGATCCGTAGAGTATATTACTACAGCTAGCAGGGTAAGTAAGCTGGATTGTAACCATTACGAAAAATACATACGCGACAATTTTAACGCGCCGGACGAAATATGGCGAGAGGCTTATGAACAACAGATCTCAGAATACGACCGCATCTTACTCAATACAATATTTAGCTTAGGTGACCACGCCACATTTAAGAAGATAGAAAAAGCCTTCGAAGCGCGATTGCGTTATCATAGGGAGAATCATCAGTCCGCTACACCACTGTATGCTTTTAAAATTAGCTTCCGTAGGCTGACGAAAGGATTTATAGACAAAGATTATAGCAAATATGGAAAAGTGTTTAAATTCAGTAACAATTCCTTAGTAGATTTTCTATATAAATATTTTTTAAACGAACCTGAAGAAGTGAAATACATTATTAAATCAGCGTTGTACCTTAACCAGTTATACAGCAGATTTTATCCTTTATTAGGCTCGGAAACTCGCTATAAAACTACTACAGAACTTAAGGATCGATTGGCCTTCGGTAAATTCGAAAAGACGTCTAATAAGGACCATCAGAGGTTGTTTTTGGTAATCATGCGTTACAAATATGACTTAAACAAGATCACGGTAGGGCATATCTGTGCGGAATTAGCTTCAATTAGAAATTTTGGAGATGCGTGCGTTGATGACTATGCATTTTCACAACTGGAACTTTTCTTAGAAGGTGTAAATCACCCCTTGCTCATTGAAACAATCCAAAAAATCGGGACAAAGATTTTTGAGCCACTGTTCTACCCAGATATTATATCAGAATACGTGGTCGAACTTTGTCAGTTAATCAAAATTAGATTTGCTGTTGATCCCGCTCCATTGTTCAAAATGCATCGGACGGACTACGAAGCAAATATCGTCGATGAGTTGATGGAGCAGATGGAAGCAGAATTCGATAATGCAGATGATGATATTGATTTGCCTTTCATAATTGAGAAATACCAAAAACGTATTTCCGAATTGCAAAGCTTTGGCATCCAAGTGAACCGTCATGTTCCAAATTTGAACAGTCGTTTCATTTCGCCTCAAGATTTTAGAAATTTGTTAAACGAGCAGGACCCTGACGACTTAAGCTTCTTCAAAATTTAACAACGGATTTAGGATTATAATCAGTTGCTATTTGTTCCAAAACCCCTTTAGGGTCGAGATAAAGTATTAGCCAAATTTGCCGCCTGCAGCGATTTTGGTTAAGTCTCCGGCCCGTATGAAGAAAACACGCATCTTGGCAATCCGACGGAGAACACCCTAAAGACTGGTTTATCGTCGAGCTGCTGATGAATTCGAGAACTGTCTATGAAGCATCATAGGATGGCATCTCATGAATTCGTGTTGGGGAGTCAACAATTTCATACTCCTGCTTGGAGCTTCTCCGATTGTATTGATAATAAATAGTTATCATGTATTCATATCAAGCCACTGCAAGTGAGAAATCCATCCTCGGATGTTTGTCAGTCAAAATTTGTTTCTGCTTTTCCTGGTTGACTTGCGTATAGATTTGAGTTGTGACTATTGAGCTGTGTCCCAGCATTGCCTGGATATACTTGATGTCAACGTCATTTTCAAGTAAAAGGGTAGCAAAAGAATGCCTAAATGTATGCGGAGTTACTTTTTTGCTGATTTTAGCTTTTACTGAAATCGCATTTACCATGTTACGAATTGATTGATCTGAAAGTTTGTTTTCAAATCTATTGATCAACAAATAGCCTCCCGATGCAATGATTTTATCTTCAAATAGACAAATGTAAATTTCAATCAACGCCAATGCACCGGCGTTACAAATTTGAATAACTCTTTCTTTATTTCCTTTGCCCCTTAACATCAAAGAACCGGATTTCCGATCCAAATCAGCCAATTTTAAGTTGGCAATTTCTGAAACCCGAGCTCCTGTAGAAAAAAGCAGTTCCACGACGGTGGCATTTCGGATTTTTTCCAGGTAGGCATATTTAGATTTTGGAACGTAGCTGATCGAATTGTAAGCTTCATTGAGTATAGCCTTTACTTCTTCCTTGTTTAAAGCTTTAGGAAGGCAAATTGCTTCTTTTAAACTTATTCTTATACGACGGATGGGGTTGACAGAGATAATATCCTCAAATTCAAGGTAGTTAAACATTGCTTTCAGACTGGCAATTTTCCGTTTTACAGTTTTAATTTTCCATCCGGATATTTCCCGAAGATAATGTTTGAGATGGTGCTTGTTTATTTCTTGTATGACGTCCGGATAGCTATTGTTAAAAACAAAAGATTTAAACTGAATTAAATCTAGATTATAAAAATAGATCGTCTTTTCGCTCAGATTCTTTTCGTAGCGACAATGTTGTAAAAAACTGTCAATGGCTTGTTGAAGATTGTTCATTTAGTTATAATTAAGTCCGACGGGAAAATCGCTTATTCGCCTGCATTAACCAAATGAAAAATGATTGCTCTTTAATTTCTATGATATGCGGCTTAGCGCGATCAAGTCAAACCAAATTCCGCAAGGATAAACCTTGGAGAGGCGTTTCGAAATGCAGGTAAATTATTCTAACGTTTTAGATTTATGTATTTCTGTACATACATAATTATGTATGTAAATTATGGGCTAGATGTTGATAAATTATTTATGTCAACGGTCCGAGAGTTCGGGTCAAAATGGTACCTTTGATTTATCAAAAGTTCTTTAAAACGACTCAATTAACCTCAAATTTAGCCCGTGACCTACGCGGTGACTAATAGGTTTTGAAAGATATATATGCTTGAAATATAATGCATTACAGGAGTGGTTCGAGTCCCGTCCAACTCAAATCCATTTGCTTAAAACCATAAATTCTAAACTTCCTTGAATTTCAGGTTATTTATGAATTAACGCCTGGGCCCTCTATATGGTCTTAATACTTGCTTGGGTCGCGGCGGCGTAAACCTGTCAATAATAGCATTTACGGTTTGAATTAATCTTTCAGCCACGTTGTTGCCTACATGTGTCAACTTGCGGTTCTGAATACTGAGTAAAGAACGCAGTTGCCAGTTTGTGCCTGAGGCATCTATGATTTCCAAATTGTCAAACTGTTCAGCAAATTTTTCAAGGTATTGTAAGCCAAGGTCAAAGTTCTGCTCAATGTTATTTTGATCCACGTAATGCCCGCCATTTGCTACTCTTTCATTAACACGGTCGATGGAATGTCGAATACTTTCCAGGGTCAGATAAATCATGTTTGTTGTATATCCGAATCGCTTGAACTCAGCCACTATGTCCATTAGGTTGTCATCTCTGAAATTGGTCTCTAAAGTAAAATGCTGCCGTTTTTCTATGGCTTTTGCAGCCTGGATGAAAAATTCTTTTGTCGCCTCCTGATACGCATGTTTTTTAATTATATCAGGTTTTTGGGCCTCGATATGAGCAATAACTTTGTCCACATCAAAAATAATAGCGCCAATTTCCGACAGATCTTTTGAAAAAGTCGATTTTCCTGCGCCATTA is drawn from Mucilaginibacter ginsenosidivorax and contains these coding sequences:
- a CDS encoding helix-turn-helix domain-containing protein, yielding MNVELITKADLQELESRLLTEIKKLVPMDGQGVSKKWLKSNEVRKLLKISPGTLQNLRINGTLSFTRIGSLIYYKQDDINKLLEGGAK
- a CDS encoding ATP-binding protein — its product is MTKYNFSTLNSSDLEDLACELLNAENKRLQNGIFYRTFKAGKDRGIDFRYATEQNENLIIGQVKHYLESGTKLLFSDLKNKELPKVIKLAPSRYLIVTSLSLSVSDVDTIYEIFSPYIKSKQDIYGREALNQLLELHPDVLDNHFKLWFSSTAVLKRIVAFEQLGRSQEFTTAYLTKKIRIYVQTPSFGMARRLLNKYQVLIITGEPGAGKTTLAELLLYEFLKDSYQLTYILDDIKDVEKTIKPDDSRQLYYFDDFLGHNSAEIQKLRAAETALLYIVKRIQRYPNKLLVMTTRKFIFNEALAQSQRMTDQEFGNFEFIVDLKHYSKDQKLQLFRNHVEVSKLQPKMKRIAGTPEIENFIINHKNFSPRSVEYITTASRVSKLDCNHYEKYIRDNFNAPDEIWREAYEQQISEYDRILLNTIFSLGDHATFKKIEKAFEARLRYHRENHQSATPLYAFKISFRRLTKGFIDKDYSKYGKVFKFSNNSLVDFLYKYFLNEPEEVKYIIKSALYLNQLYSRFYPLLGSETRYKTTTELKDRLAFGKFEKTSNKDHQRLFLVIMRYKYDLNKITVGHICAELASIRNFGDACVDDYAFSQLELFLEGVNHPLLIETIQKIGTKIFEPLFYPDIISEYVVELCQLIKIRFAVDPAPLFKMHRTDYEANIVDELMEQMEAEFDNADDDIDLPFIIEKYQKRISELQSFGIQVNRHVPNLNSRFISPQDFRNLLNEQDPDDLSFFKI
- a CDS encoding tyrosine-type recombinase/integrase, which translates into the protein MNNLQQAIDSFLQHCRYEKNLSEKTIYFYNLDLIQFKSFVFNNSYPDVIQEINKHHLKHYLREISGWKIKTVKRKIASLKAMFNYLEFEDIISVNPIRRIRISLKEAICLPKALNKEEVKAILNEAYNSISYVPKSKYAYLEKIRNATVVELLFSTGARVSEIANLKLADLDRKSGSLMLRGKGNKERVIQICNAGALALIEIYICLFEDKIIASGGYLLINRFENKLSDQSIRNMVNAISVKAKISKKVTPHTFRHSFATLLLENDVDIKYIQAMLGHSSIVTTQIYTQVNQEKQKQILTDKHPRMDFSLAVA
- a CDS encoding zeta toxin family protein gives rise to the protein MSNNPQLLFVAGPNGAGKSTFSKDLSEIGAIIFDVDKVIAHIEAQKPDIIKKHAYQEATKEFFIQAAKAIEKRQHFTLETNFRDDNLMDIVAEFKRFGYTTNMIYLTLESIRHSIDRVNERVANGGHYVDQNNIEQNFDLGLQYLEKFAEQFDNLEIIDASGTNWQLRSLLSIQNRKLTHVGNNVAERLIQTVNAIIDRFTPPRPKQVLRPYRGPRR